In Primulina huaijiensis isolate GDHJ02 unplaced genomic scaffold, ASM1229523v2 scaffold43111, whole genome shotgun sequence, the genomic stretch TCACGTGTATTTAAATTCATGACATTGATTGACTCAATCTAATctagagtaaaaaaaataatatatttttttagatcaaatcatatatgatatctatctcacaaaattgatatattgtCGTGTCTCTAAGAATATTTGGAATAACGTTCGTGCGTGGTTACACATGAAGAAAATTATGGGCTCACCTTCGGCTGTGTTAAGAGTCTTCGGATCCATTTACTGAGGAAATTTCATACTGTCAAGGATGTGTATTGCGGCCCTAGCAGCAACCAtctattacatatggatcttacGAAATAAAGTATTATTCGATAATGAAGTTCCTAACATTGATCAGATTcttacaaatattaaaattcacaGATCGGGTGAAATTATAGATGTATTGGTGTAATTGTtttctttgtttcattttttttcatggGAATACCCAGAATATTTGTACACTAAGCtccaaaaaaattgtttaaaaatcgATTGGACAAACACGCAACATGTGTATTTGATGCTAACAAATCAAGATATTAGCATTTGTTAGGAAAAGTAGTAGTtgagaaatttgatttttttgatggACGAATGCTTGAAACAAACTGTTGAATcctcataataaattaaaacattaataatttttaatccaATATAGTTGATACTGTGTTCAAAACGGAGGAGCATCCCAGCTGTGGCTGTGAATGGCAACAAAACCAACTTTTCATGTCATTCCCCACACGCAAATCACTTCCAAAACCaaccaaattcaaattcaaatcccCTATAAAAGTCATTTATCTACTCACCTCTACCTCAAATGCCCGTTCAAGAAACCTGAAGTTCATCGTTTATCTTGTTCAAACGAGTGTGTTCTTCGCTGATCAGTCACCATGGTTTCGATTGAGGGTTCCCACTCACACCCCGGCTGCAAGATTGCTTCTTCCTACTCCCAACAGCGTCTTTCCTATTTCTACACCCCGCCGCCGTCCTCAGCTAGGATCAGCCGCTCTTTGGGCCGTTCCATGCGCACTGTCAGGTCCAAGATTTTCCAGAGCGATCCTGCTGACCCGATCTCTGGTAAATATGGCAGTGTTTCTGATGAGTGTAACGGTACAGTTATCGATAAGGGGCCAACTGAATTTGGCATTGAGTCGTCAGCTACTTCCGAAACCTCCTGTTCTTCCTTCGATCTTGACGAGTTTTTGGGAATGTCGGGAGCCTACAGCGACCTGTTTTGTTCTAGCGATATTTCGGCTGAGCTCCAGCGACTTGCTAGCGTGACTGAAGCGGATGATCCAGGTATAGACTCTGAGCCCGAACCCTGTTCCGAGTTCTTGTTTTATTCGGAGATCGTAGCAAGCGTCGCAACCGAGTTTTTCCGGCCCACTGTCAGAACCTGCGTCGATGAATTGCAATCAACGTCACCTGTCGTGAAACGATCGGCTGCGGGAAAGTTAAGATTGTTGGCGATATCACGGGCTGATAATCGGGCACTGATTGGAGAATCCGGCGCTATACCCGCTTTGATCCCTCTTCTCCTTTGCTCCGACCCAGGGTCCCAGGAGCAGGCGGCCACCGCTTTGCTCAACCTCTCTCTCCACGAACGCAACCGACCTTTGATCACAAACGCTGGAGCCGTGAAATCCTTAATCCAAGTATTGAAAACAGGCACCGGTGTTTCTAAACAGAATGCCGCATGCGCGTTACTGAACTTGGCCCAGATGGACGAGACCAAACTGTCAATAGGAGCTTGCGGGGCGATCCCACCATTGGTTGCACTGCTGATGAACGGGTCAAATAGAGGGAAAAAGGACGCATTAACAACGCTTTACAAGCTGTGCTCGGTGAGGCTGAACAAGCAGAGAGCCGTGAGAGCTGGAGCAGTAAGGCCACTGGTGGGGCTTGTAGCAGAAAAAGATAGCGGATTGACGGAGAAGATAACGGCGGTGTTGAGTAGCTTGAGTGGGATTGAACTAGGACGCAAGTCGATAGTGGAGGAAGGTGGGATCGCGGCATTACTGGATGTGATCGAGAGTGGAAGCGATAAAGGGAAAGAGTTCGCTGTGTGGACTCTGCTGCAATTGTGCAGAGACAATGCTGATAACATAGGATTTGTTTTGAGGGAATGGGGTATTCCTCCTCCTCTCCTGACTCTGTCTCAGACCAGAACCTCAAAAGCTAAGAATAAGGTcagtttttttcaaaatattcaattgttataatttaatttggGGATAAAGATTCAATCTTTTTGTCCCGAAGATCTTCGTCATACAATGTTATTAGCAGTGGCGGAGTCACATGGTAAGACACCAagtcgatttttttaaaagaaatttatatgtaaattttgtataattttaaattaatacgAGATTAGtcgataatttaaaatattaaaagattttagagttaAAAATTCTAATTCGGATAGAAATATGTTCCTGACTTCCCTGATTATTAGTCAATTGTTGTCAAAAGATGAAAAGACAAATTTTTGGAATAGTTGTGCTGTCTTTTTTGAACTGtgtttctctttcttttttggcAGGCTAAAGCTCTTATTCGGTACTTAAGTGAACCAAGATTGGAAGCTTCTTCCTCAAATCCTAAGGGTAGAGCTAGTTTGTAAAGTATACATTTGTAAAATGTAAAgagttaaaagatttttaaaaaaaaaaattttgagagaaagattcaataaaatgaaacaaaataaaataaaagttgttagttgtagtattaagatgaatgGCTTTTGTTCTATTGTCTTTTCTGCATTTTGAGGAATATAAAAGATTGctatcaaatataatttttaaaaaggaaaataaaagaaagataaCAACTTAACATTGTTGAAAACCTTGCATGGCCAAGAAAAAATGTTCAGGCGCTGTATAATTTGGAAAAAGATTGATTTTGAAGGGCTTGAGAGAATGATTCCACATTTAGTTGAAAAATCTTCAAAGGCCCTtctaaaatatgtaaaatacatattttaggAGAAACAAATCGTAAAACCGACTCGAGCCAAATATGATAGAAGAAATTGCTGATCTTCTTGATTTAACATTTACAAGATTATATTTCTGAGAAGTCCAGTCCATTCAATTTTTGTATGTGTGTGCATGTCACGtgcaacatatataatatttatagcAATATTTCTTTACCCCAAACATTGCTGTAATTTGCAAAAGCCATCAAGTTGTGCCAATGGGGACTAAGCCAAGACAAACTAGGGTAAACTACGACATAGGATTTGATGTCAACGTGCTTACCAAAAAGGACAATTCGATAGCATAATATTAACACGTACGATAATGAATATCTCCCCAGATTTGGCCCGTAATAATACTGCGGAATCCTATCAAATTTTATGTTTCAAAAGTTACATCCAAATGAAGCAACCTCACCATCGACTCTATAATTAAGGTTggatctgagaatttttgggagtgtaattaattaaaaaaaacaaaaaataattaaagcaGTACTAATTTCTAGCATTTGAAGATATATCTTTAATTTAGAATAATTGTATTGCTAAGATTGATTATAGCATCTTTTGGTTTATTGTTTGGGACGTTGCTAGATTGTGTAGATTTTTTCCCTATGTTTTTAGGTCTCTTTGGAAATTATGATATTCTGGGTTGACAATATTACGATtttgaatatttcaaaaaaaaaaatcaaatatatttgatctttaaaaaataaaaaagaaagaaagaaaatcacATATAGTTAATTTTTATCTGAAGAAATTCGCAAACTTTAGGCTGAAACTCA encodes the following:
- the LOC140969938 gene encoding uncharacterized protein produces the protein MVSIEGSHSHPGCKIASSYSQQRLSYFYTPPPSSARISRSLGRSMRTVRSKIFQSDPADPISGKYGSVSDECNGTVIDKGPTEFGIESSATSETSCSSFDLDEFLGMSGAYSDLFCSSDISAELQRLASVTEADDPGIDSEPEPCSEFLFYSEIVASVATEFFRPTVRTCVDELQSTSPVVKRSAAGKLRLLAISRADNRALIGESGAIPALIPLLLCSDPGSQEQAATALLNLSLHERNRPLITNAGAVKSLIQVLKTGTGVSKQNAACALLNLAQMDETKLSIGACGAIPPLVALLMNGSNRGKKDALTTLYKLCSVRLNKQRAVRAGAVRPLVGLVAEKDSGLTEKITAVLSSLSGIELGRKSIVEEGGIAALLDVIESGSDKGKEFAVWTLLQLCRDNADNIGFVLREWGIPPPLLTLSQTRTSKAKNKAKALIRYLSEPRLEASSSNPKGRASL